The following nucleotide sequence is from Merismopedia glauca CCAP 1448/3.
TTTGTTACAGGTAGTAGTGGAAAATGCAGGTGCAGATCGAGGCTGCTTACTTCTCAAGCCGAAACAACAGTTAGAGCGTTTGGCTGAGTGGCGCAATGGTGTAGCCTGTATCTATGAGGGCGATTTGCCAGAACTAAGTCTATTTTTGCCTATAAGTCTGATTTATCGGGTACAACGCACCTTGACAGCCACGATTGTCAACAATCTGCAACAAGAGATTTCTGCTCTAATTGCCGATCCTTACTTCAAGACACATTCTCCCAAAAGCTTGCTGTGTCTGCCAATTTTGCATCAGGGAAATGCGATCGCCTTTCTCTATCTAGAAAACCATCTTACCATCGATGCTTTCACCCGCGATCGCCTGGAAGTTTTACACTTATTAGCGGCTCAAGCGGCTATTTCCTTACACAATGCTCAACTCTATCAACAACTCCAAAACTATTCCCATACTTTAGAGATCGAAGTAAGTCAAAGAACAGCAGATCTACAAAAAGCTAATCAAAAACTACATCAGCTAGCCATGCTCGATGGTTTAACTGGGATTGGTAATCGACGCAGATTTGATGAATATTTACAGCAAGAATGGCGACGACTGCAACGGGAAGAAAAACCCTTATCTTTAATTCTATGTGATGTCGATTTTTTTAAACTCTATAATGACTACTACGGTCACCAAGCTGGTGACGAATGCTTGAAACAAGTCGCCCAAGCAATTAGTCGAGGCATTAAACGCTCAAGTGATTTCGTCGCCCGTTATGGTGGTGAAGAATTTGCCATTATTTTGCCAAATACCTCTATAGAAGGCGCTATTCAAATATCTAAAGCTATTAGTGAGGAAGTGGCTCAACTCCAATTACCTCATGTTTCCTCAAGTGTTAGCTGTTATGTTACTCTCAGTCTGGGTATTGGCAGTGTCATTCCCACCCCAGAAAGTTGCCCGGAAATCCTAATTGCTACAGCCGATAGAGCGCTATACCAGGCAAAAACGGAAGGCAGAAATCGTTACTGCTGCAAAATTTATGAAAATTGCTGATTTATCTCCTCTCAACCGTCAAATACTCAATTACTTAGTGACTGTTGGCTCAGTCTTGCTGTGTTTACTCTTATTACCCACTCGCTTACCAGGTATGGAAATCCTGGGGATTGCTCCGAATTGGCTATTGATTTGGGTAGTGGCTTGGAGTCTGAAACGAAGCTTGTGGGAAGCAGTTTTGGCGGGGTTGATTTTGGGATTGATTCAAGATGGAATGACATATTTTGAACCTACCCATACGGTTAGCTTAATTCTAGTGGGAATTTTGACGGTTCGGCTGCATAAAGAACGGTACATTCAAGAAGATTTTATCTCAATTGGGCTAATTGTATTTGGCATGACAGCGATCGCCGAAACTGTTACAGCGATACAACATCTATTCCCCAGCGATGAGATAGCTACAGAAAACCCTTTGAGTTTGGCTGGAGGTTTGGAATCTTTAGGCTATGTAGCTCGCGGTTGGTCAGAAACTTGGGTAGACTACCAAAGGATTACTCTAGGTTCAGCAATTCTGACTAGTTTGTGGGCACCTGTAGTTTACTACCCACTCAATCTCTGGTGGCAAAAAATGCGGGAATTGTCTGATAAAGTATAAGGATTAAGAACAAGCTGGAATATTTTTTGAATCTAAATCTGGCTCTATTTTTGCTATGAATATTCCCCCAGATATCACCGATCTAATTAAAAGATTAAATCAGGAATTAGAGGAAACCGAACGAGAAGTCAGTGAGGGAATAAACCTAGTTAGATTGCCCTTATCGCGGTTTCCCGAAAATACTCTTCTCGTTCAATTTTTTGCTTACCTTAATAATATAATTTTCTTAGTAGGAAATTACAGGCAAAGAATTAGAGCTACTCTTGACTTACTATTAGAAGTTGAAGTAGAGCAGGAAAAAGCTAGGGAAGCAATCGAAGAACTAGCAACCATGTTAGGAGTGGTACTGGAAACTAAAATCCAAGTAGAAAATATTGTCAATCGATTGAGAAATTTGTCATGAAAGAATTGCCAGATGAACAAACCCTTTTAGAACTGCTAAAACTTGCTAAAGATGCAGAACAAAAAGCCAGAGAATTAAATGAAATAGGCGAGCAATTCAGTCAAAAATGGCTTCCTAGTTTAGAAAGTGGCAGAAAAATTCTTAAGAAAAAAACATAGATCGTCTCTCCTGGAATTAATCTATGCCACACTCTTCCTTGTCTCCAATCAAGCTGCAACTAATTCAGTTTGATGAACTAAGGATAAAGTAAAGCTGAGCAAATCGCTAAAAATTTCGGTGGGAGAAAACTGTTCTAAAACTTGTTGATTCCGTATACCACAAGTGAGAGCAATACTTTTGACTCCAGCAGCTTGAGCGGCGATCAGATCTGCTTCTGTATCTCCTACCATCCAGGTGCGATCGCAATCGCACCCAAAGGGTAATTGT
It contains:
- the mreD gene encoding rod shape-determining protein MreD; this translates as MKIADLSPLNRQILNYLVTVGSVLLCLLLLPTRLPGMEILGIAPNWLLIWVVAWSLKRSLWEAVLAGLILGLIQDGMTYFEPTHTVSLILVGILTVRLHKERYIQEDFISIGLIVFGMTAIAETVTAIQHLFPSDEIATENPLSLAGGLESLGYVARGWSETWVDYQRITLGSAILTSLWAPVVYYPLNLWWQKMRELSDKV
- a CDS encoding restriction endonuclease subunit S; this encodes MNIPPDITDLIKRLNQELEETEREVSEGINLVRLPLSRFPENTLLVQFFAYLNNIIFLVGNYRQRIRATLDLLLEVEVEQEKAREAIEELATMLGVVLETKIQVENIVNRLRNLS
- a CDS encoding diguanylate cyclase domain-containing protein produces the protein MSKVQNYSQALENVGLAEKYLDGGRGKFIFTLFYFYSSLTELAVYFDKSEPEKTDILNRVAIHKEKIAYWANYAPANYQHKLNLVEAQRYRVLGEKSQAIEFYDLAIQGAKENKYIQDQALANELAAKFYLAWGKEKIARVYMQEAYDCYDAWGATAKTRQLEELYPHLLDAIEHSTHSKLLGDLNSYSSSARSDSLDLKTILQASQTISTPIEQEQLLSNLLQVVVENAGADRGCLLLKPKQQLERLAEWRNGVACIYEGDLPELSLFLPISLIYRVQRTLTATIVNNLQQEISALIADPYFKTHSPKSLLCLPILHQGNAIAFLYLENHLTIDAFTRDRLEVLHLLAAQAAISLHNAQLYQQLQNYSHTLEIEVSQRTADLQKANQKLHQLAMLDGLTGIGNRRRFDEYLQQEWRRLQREEKPLSLILCDVDFFKLYNDYYGHQAGDECLKQVAQAISRGIKRSSDFVARYGGEEFAIILPNTSIEGAIQISKAISEEVAQLQLPHVSSSVSCYVTLSLGIGSVIPTPESCPEILIATADRALYQAKTEGRNRYCCKIYENC